In one Lolium rigidum isolate FL_2022 chromosome 3, APGP_CSIRO_Lrig_0.1, whole genome shotgun sequence genomic region, the following are encoded:
- the LOC124702132 gene encoding uncharacterized protein LOC124702132, with protein sequence MAGYRRTISFPTPRARTDAAANGKLAAAYRVRSASLPCRFHPLVLHLDDDVAALRLIISPSSAATSTTASAVSAAAAQVVRVLASLSDLLHHPQAQDPLRRLATTSTPSPLADRLLDDFLRLADAHGTFRESLASLATLQSETRAALRRGDPARLASAARAQRRAARGLPRLAAAARTVATKPPAALPADLQPETAALAAAVADSAVAVASASAAVFSGVSALSNAAAAARVQVASTPCWITATTPSPKTSSHQRVWWVADLVRWMSRAKRRSAGKHSSANYDDDASISSTSSTARLRPEARVEPEERARKAALELHDNLELCIASVDASGDKVFRALVNTRVSLLNILSPTF encoded by the coding sequence ATGGCCGGGTaccgccgcaccatctccttcCCGACCCCGAGGGCCAGGACGGACGCCGCCGCCAACGGCAAGCTCGCCGCCGCCTACCGCGTCCGCTCCGCCAGCCTCCCCTGCCGCTTCCACccgctcgtcctccacctcgacgacgacgtcgccgcccTGCGCCTCATCAtcagcccctcctccgccgccaccagcacCACCGCGTccgccgtctccgccgccgccgcgcaggtCGTGCGCGTGCTGGCCTCGCTCTCCGACCTACTCCACCACCCGCAGGCGCAGGACCCACTCCGCCGcctcgccaccacctccaccccaTCCCCGCTCGCCGACCGCCTGCTCGACGACTTCCTCCGCCTGGCCGACGCGCACGGCACCTTCCGCGAGTCCCTCGCCTCCCTCGCCACACTCCAGTCCGAGACGCGCGCGGCGCTGCGCCGCGGCGACCCGGCCCGACTCGCCTCCGCGGCGCGCGCgcagcgccgcgccgcccgcggcctcccgcgcctcgccgccgccgcccgcaccgTGGCCACAAAACCCCCCGCAGCGCTCCCGGCGGACCTGCAGCCCGAGACGGCGGCCCTCGCGGCCGCGGTGGCCGACTCGGCCGTGGCcgtcgcgtccgcctccgccgccgtcttCTCCGGCGTCTCCGCGctctccaacgccgccgccgccgcccgcgtccAGGTCGCCTCCACGCCCTGCTGGATCACCGCCACCACCCCCTCGCCGAAAACATCTTCCCACCAGCGCGTCTGGTGGGTCGCCGACCTCGTGCGCTGGATGTCGCGCGCCAAGCGCCGGTCCGCCGGGAAGCACTCCAGCGCCAACTACGACGATGACGCGTCAATCTCGTCTACCTCGTCCACGGCGCGGCTCCGGCCCGAGGCCCGCGTTGAGCCGGAGGAGCGGGCGCGGAAGGCGGCGCTCGAGCTGCACGATAACCTGGAGCTCTGCATCGCCAGCGTCGACGCCAGCGGCGACAAGGTCTTCCGGGCCCTCGTCAACACCAGAGTCTCCCTGCTCAACATCCTCAGCCCGACATTCTGA